A part of Trachemys scripta elegans isolate TJP31775 chromosome 23, CAS_Tse_1.0, whole genome shotgun sequence genomic DNA contains:
- the WNT9B gene encoding protein Wnt-9b, whose protein sequence is MECQYQFRNERWNCSLDGRTSLLKRGFKETAFLYAVSSAALTHALARACSAGRMERCTCDDSPDLENRKAWQWGVCGDNLKYSTKFLKNFLGQKKIGKDLRAKVDIHNTNVGIKAVKNGLKTTCKCHGVSGSCAVRTCWKQLSPFHETGKILKLRYDDAVKIFSATNAAVGHSELVGTQRHGHSPRSPATPRPTDLVYVEDSPSFCRPSKYSLGTAGRTCSREASCDSMCCGRGYNTQSQMVTFSCHCQVQWCCYVECQQCMQEEVIYSCKH, encoded by the exons GTTTTAAGGAAACTGCCTTCCTGTATGCAGTGTCCTCTGCGGCGCTTACCCACGCCCTGGCCCGGGCGTGCAGCGCTGGACGCATGGAGCGCTGCACCTGCGATGACTCTCCAGACCTGGAGAACCGCAAGGCCTGGCAATGGGGAGTATGTGGCGACAACCTCAAATACAGCACCAAGTTCCTCAAAAACTTCCTGGGCCAGAAGAAGATCGGCAAAGACCTGCGGGCTAAGGTGGATATCCACAACACCAACGTGGGCATCAAG GCCGTGAAGAACGGTCTCAAAACCACGTGCAAGTGCCATGGTGTCTCGGGCTCCTGTGCCGTGAGGACCTGCTGGAAGCAGCTCTCCCCTTTCCACGAGACTGGCAAGATCCTGAAGCTGCGCTATGACGATGCTGTCAAGATCTTCAGTGCCACGAATGCTGCTGTGGGGCACTCCGAGCTTGTGGGCACGCAGAGACACGGCCACTCCCCCAGAAGCCCGGCTACTCCACGCCCCACAGATCTGGTGTACGTGGAGGACTCGCCTAGCTTCTGCCGGCCCAGCAAATACTCGCTGGGCACTGCCGGAAGGACATGCTCCCGGGAGGCCAGCTGTGACAGCATGTGCTGTGGGCGTGGCTACAATACGCAGAGCCAGATGGTCACCTTCTCTTGCCACTGCCAAGTGCAGTGGTGCTGCTATGTGGAATGCCAGCAGTGCATGCAGGAGGAGGTGATCTACAGCTGCAAGCACTAA